In Styela clava chromosome 6, kaStyClav1.hap1.2, whole genome shotgun sequence, the genomic window TGAACTTGTAATTTAAAGGAAATTTACCTTACAAATCTAGAGTACTATTCATTTATCATTTGATTCAAGATTTTTGTCGTGTAGACCAAATAGAATGATTTGGTTGGTATAGCATGTACGCAGGCTCGAGTTATTATACTGTATTAGTATAAGTCCGTATTACCGCATCAACATCGGTGTAAGTTGTGTAGTAACTCAGCAAGCAACTCCGCATACCAAAAGCCAGATTTGtggtaaattttatatatataaacttgaaaatatgTACTTTTAAGTATGTTCAGTATTATCGCCGCACTACATAAAAATCTCAGATAATTTTTGGATTTTTGAATATACATTAGGCTGTGTATGATTGTTCTGTTCCTAAAATTAGAATTTGATTCTTTATCAATTtgtatgatttttattttaaatcgatATCTTTGTGTTGCTGTCTGAAcatgattttattaatttcaactGTTGTTTTCTATTCCTATCAATTAAACTTCCATCATGAAATAACCACATGACTACTTGTCATATCCGCTTCTCATTGCCTAATACACACAGAAGTTTCACTTGCATACGTCATGGTAATGTCATACTTCAATCTACTTTTTCTTGATACTTCAATGAGACTTCAATGAGATTCTTCTTATTTAGCCATAGGCTTTTTTTGGATGATGATTTATATCAAAACGTTTTCTCGTCTTGGGCACACTTTTTATGTGCATTTGTAGGTTTAGGAGCTTCGTTGTAAATTAGATCATTAACCTGATATTTTATAGTGTGGAACTTAGAAAACTATGAACTTTCCTagacatattaaaatttattttagttagAATTAGCTCATGAACGTAGTTGTATAAACTTTTAAATTTGACATTCTTCTTACCAATCTGAATGTTATTGGAAAGTTTTCACCGCCGTTGCAGATCtatttttagatatatttttgatatatgcaaaaattagaCGTATGTAATGCCAAAATACTTGATGTTAAATAAAGTTGGCAAGTACGGAGACAACAAAACTTTCATTAACTCACAACCAAATTTAGATTCCTCATTATCAAATGACGTCAAACTAGTTTAGAAGCTTTCAAAGCTGTAAATGGAGAAAGTATAGACAATTAGCAGAAAATTATTGTTGCATGCGTATTTTAATAGTTTTAGATATGACATATAAGAAGTTCTTAGTCGGGATTGTTTGAATGAATAGTGTGCATCGGGGAGATTTGGTATATATTTGGTTTCTTCTGCATGATGGTGTAGctgttttttgataaatataccTACAATTCTTTTGCCCCCGAGTTTGGTGTTTGAAGCTCTAAATGTTTactttgtataatatttatttgtaatatttttgaattggaGTTTCTAAACGGGCAAAAGGCTAGGTATCGGTCGGAACTTTGTTTTTGCTTCGTCATTCCCCATAACAAATGGATTAGGTTATGTGGAAAATAGAGTATACGATTCGATAGTCCAACAGGTATAATAATATACatccaaaattaaatttatatctTTGAAACCAAAATGCGACAAATGATTCATTCATTTAGAGCTGGAAATCTGCGTGAGAAATCTCACAAAATTATTAGTTTGAAAATGCgttttttatgcaaatttccAGCAAATTAATTATTGAAATCCTTCCAGATGAAATTAGGATTCgaaaaatagatttattttttatctgaTTTAGATGCGTCAGTATATAAGAGCGTAAGTGTTGAGCTTGGCAGTCAAATGAAGATGTCTCCGTAAGATAGACGTAATGAAATGTTGGAATAGGGGTGGGAAAAGTCAGGAAAGGGAACAATCTGTTACAATATGAAGATTTGTATTTGTCATtataaaattaagaaaaaatataaagtatgATTTCTAATAGGAATCAATACGCGTTTGAAAATATGCCAAAATTATAATTATCAAAGCTTTAAGCTATATTGTCGAAGGCTTTAAGCATTAATTGAGCAATTAGGGACAAAACAATTGATTTTAAGTCTAGTCACTGATAAAATACCTTCAATGATTTCGACTTTCAGAATCGTAATACAGTGCTTTCAAGACGTGACTCACAATAAGAATATTTCTCATAAGTAATCGTTTTCTTCTTCTGCACATTGAAAATGAGCTGGGAGATTAACCGTGTtaatatttttagaataaaCATTGATTGATTAAAAAAGAATGCGAAATAAAGTAACCCTCGTAGGTACTGTACCAAAAACAACACAATAAATTTCGGTTAAGATTGTTAGTTACTTTTCTTTAAAGTATTATCTTTAGAAGTATTACATTATACAAGATCGAGAGCACGGATTTTGGCCGCCTCTTGCAAGCAAACGATACATTCTTCGTTTGATACATGCGTATCAGTTAAGTCGAATAATGCATTCAATTCATACgcgaatatttattttcaatttagtatttcaaataaacgtaaaatataattgaatgtTGTTtggaatataattatttttattccataacatatgtaattcaatttataattagtttttgagagtgtataaaatatatcagtatGTGGTTACATTATTCTCCTTAGgattaaaatatgaaatcaatgaaaaaaaaaaaatttaatatagtCAATTCTATTGCACAAAAATGTGCAACTGGGAGAAAATGCTTTCAGTCTTCCCAAGTTGAATCGTGCAATATTTTTTCACGTGTTTTCGATCTTACGTGATGCGTAGGAACACCAAAAATCTGACCGAAACTGCCAACAAACgaaacgaaaaataaataaatactgacTCGAGGTATTTTGAAGCATTATTTATATACTTTTAGATGTGGTGTATCAGTACATTTTTGTCTCGTGTGGACAGAACCATGTATTTTCAATCGTCATGAATATGTATCATTATAGTTTATGCCAATTGAAAAGAGACAGGTGGAGTGATAtcatttgaatatgaaaatattttgagacCATTATTAAAAGTTAACAAAATTTAGTAAGGTTTATTGTAAAGCTGTGCAACGGAAAGAATTAAACTAACGGTATTCGTTGCAGTGGAATTCCGGGTGTATAATCTCTTTTTTACATAAATTGATACATGGAATTATTTGCCTTCCTCCATATATGTAACATGTACGTGCTGTGTGTGCTACGACCGTAAACGTTCATAAAGAAGCAGCAGGCATTGCAAGGTGTTTTGACGATGCCAATATGATATACCAAGAATAATTTGTGCTGATTTTTCATCTGGTAATATTATCACATCAGTGGTTAGATAAGCGTTTTTGGAAAGCGCGGAAGGTAGAAGTTAGAAATTAAAGTACaacttaaattaaaaattttatagaatttagaaaattaattaattatgagCCGAAAATAGTAAAACACAAAACATGAGTTATTaataaaacaagcaaaaaagTGTTACGTGCAAACTTATAATTAATCATTGAAACAGATTGAGATTTCCTGTTATTTGACCTAAAAATAAACGCTAATATGATCTTAAATTTAGGGCCAGTCCATTAgcaatatttttcttcaaactTCAATTCATCATAAGCATTATGGCATTCAATGAATTGAAACCCAATTTCAAATTCTATTTTCCACAGCACGAGcctatcaaatttattaaattgcGCCAGTAAGACTGGACTAAATTACTGAGCAATGGCTATAGTATTATGTATAAAGATTGAACATTTGAACTTCGGAAACACTGTAAAGACTTTCTTTAGGGAATAGCTATTTGTAGTGCATATGAATTCTAAACCAAGAACTAGGTTACGCTTGCCAGAATAAGTGATATAATCTGTTTAAGAACTGAAAACCCAATTTATATACTTAATATAACGATTTAATAATACCTTAATAGAAATTTCAGTATTAATCATTTTGactgtcaaaatatttgaaaatttcatgttgagtatttgatttttgtttttttgtgattAACTATCATTCGAAGTAATCATTCGAAAAGTGTTACTTCTCTGCCTCAAAAGTATTTATGTTTAGCAAATGTTAAGCAAATAATCGCCGGTGACGCAAATAAAAACGACCCTTATGATACATTCAGAATTAATTTAATTGCCGCAAATCCTATGTTTAGCGGAAATCATAATTTGTTCTCATACGTATTCATGTACAATGGTATATTAATTAACGCCCTGGACTCGCTGTGCTGGTAATGATGTTTCTATATCTCATGTTAGCCTCGTGAAATTTAAAACTCATTGTTTCCTTTTGTTTgcttatattaaatattattaacatgTTTTTACAGTAATATTGTATGCACTCTTAGTTTTTAATGCTTAAAAGTAACGATGAGACCAGTTTTTGGAATAATATTCACGTTACTCGTACTTTACGGAACAAACGCTCAGACTGAAGAACAAATAAGACAGCTTCGAATCGTCTGTTCTCGAGGTTTGCCACTTGTTTCGAGGGAGATTGAGATGTATTGTTGTGACCTACAAGTGCCGACATTCAAAGAATATTGGTATTATGCGGGATACTACCTTACGCGCCACATGGAACTTTTGAAAACATGGAAATGTCCTCAGTTGGAAGAAGAGTGTCAGACCCGTCCGTACGCTTTTAATGAATTTTTGGAACTAACCTACGatcaattttgcaataaaactGCATTGGAGAAGAAATGTACACCCGTGGTTCAGAAGGTGGTGAAGTCGACATTAACAACAAGTTATTCAATGACGTCTATGACGCCAGAAAACGAGACAACCACAAGCGGGGATGTAAGCACGGATTGGGATAATCTCGTTGCCCAACTTGACCCGGCAACTATCGATATAGACGATCTAGTCAAACCATGCATACAAGCCGCTCAGATTGAACCACCACATGGTGGATTTGGAGATTTTTTGGAAATGATGACACCGAATATTCCGTTTTGCACAATGGTTTGGTGTGGATTTTCTCAATCTGCTGTTGAAAGAGAAGGTGGACTTCGAATTTACGACTGTATGCCATCATGGTgagtaaaaaaattatcaaaatacctAGTAATAGTATTGTAAAGGTAGAATTAGCAAAACCGAATACTTGAAAAGTTACTTTTGACGAAGTACTCTATAAATAGTAATTCTGGTGCTATACTACGCACaatgataataatttattttaaactattCAGAAAATATAGATCTTTTGTTATAGTTTTCCATCATAAAGAGATAATAATAGATTAAAAAGGAATTCACAATgtcaaatattaaatttcacttATTTATTCAATTAGGTGTAAAGCGAATCTCGTGATCATGATGTTGGTAGTAATTTTACTTGGAATTGCTGTCGTCGTGGCCAACATCGTCGTTATTGTTGTATTTAGCACTACACCAAAGTTGCAAAACAGTCAGGCTGTGTTCAAGATATCGTTGGCAACGGCGGATTTATTGATTGGAGTTTTTGTTCTTCCAACATGTGCGGTTAGTTTGTCCAAAATAACGCTCGGTACAGCGAAGATGGGAGAAGTCTATCATCTAAAATTGCCGGAAATTTCAGATCCTTTGATCGACTGGACGAAAGTACCTATGCACGGTCGCGATGGAATAACGGTGAACAAAACGACTGGCTTTTTTGAGCTAGTCTTTGACACACCGTACCTGTATGCAGTTGGTTGCGTTACAACTATTTCTTTCCTCGTGTCAATTTACACTCTTATGCTAGCAGGATTTGACAGACTGCTGGCTGTTCACAGACCTTTGCAGTACCGCCGGCATCGTGCAAAGAAAATTGCTATTCGCTTGTCCCTGGCAATGTGGGCAATAGCTATAATTTTTTCGTTACTACCTCTGATGTCCAATCTTCGATATGGGTTGGTTTCCACCATGTTACTGGCTATGAGTGGCGAATACGTGCTAATATTATACATTGTAGTATTTTTGATTCCTCTTTTACTTGTATGGATCACAAATATCATGGTATATGTAACTGTGAAAAAGCAAGCGAAGAAACGACGAAATATAGCAATGCATGGAGTCAGCCAAGAGAACGAAAGCGATGCAGAAAATCGACTAACCGTAACGTTATCCATTATTGTTGGAGTTTTTACTGCATGCGCTCTACCCGCAACTATAACATCTATAACTGCATCGTCTATTGAAAAGATAGATCCAGTTCACCCTCTCACGTTTAGTAAATGGGCAGACACAGCTATGAATTCAGCCGATTTCATAGCGGTTTTAATTCTTATGTCAAACAGTTTATggaattgttttatttatagtGCACGAAATCGCGATTTCAAAAAGGCAACAGCTGAACTATATCGTAAAATCAAAAGTTCCGTCAGTTTAGCGAAGGAAAAGAGAGCCAGTGATAAAACGCGCAAGATTCGAAGCACAAAAACCTCATGCGCAACGAATACAAAATTCGGTAACACCACGACAAAGGGAACTATTCTAACACAAGAATCGCCAAATGTTTCCTCTACAAAGACGACGCCGAGTTTACAAGAAAAGCAACCAAAAGACGTCGACATGGAAGCGAAAGATGAAAAGGAAAGCAGAAACAATAATCGTGATTCTGTATTTCAGTCATTCCACATTAACGTGAACTCGGATCGCTTCTTCAATTCAGTGATGAGAAAAGTGGATTCTCCAAACAAAAATGGTGTCGCAAAAAAACAAGATGACGGCACGATAACTTCATCACAAAGTACGTTAGGCGGAGATGCTCACTTGGACACTAGATCCGACAAGTTGAAAGACATCGACGAATCCTCGCAAAGCAGTGCCGACGAACAAGACGATGCTCTTTGAActttatgataaaaaattagCCACCACAACATATTGGCTCTCACATGTTAAAAGATGAGACACGAACTGAGCGGCGTTCGTGGAGCAAAGAGATCTAAGGACCAAAACTTAAATATTCTTCACGTCTTGATTGATTCCGAAAATACTAAGTGTATTTAATACAAATGGTGTAGTACACGAcatagttattttaaaatagtattaGGATTAATTGagaattatcttatatatatattgtttacaaTGGTTTTGCCTAATGAGGATCAATCAAGATAAGCTCGAAAGGCACTTTTATTGCATGTTTGGTAAAGCGTTATTATGTGTTTTATATGATTTGTACTGAAGCCAATGTAATAGCAAGATGTGTTTCTGCATGTTTTCTTTTACCCTATTTCCTCGGTATATCTGTGTGTTGCTTTCTTCTGTTAAAATACATTATTCCTAATGTTATAACATCTAATGACAGGCAAAAACCTTATAATTCTGATTTCTGCATGTTTTATTTTACCCTATTTCCTCAATATATCTGTGTGTTGCTTTCTTCTATTAAAATACATTGTTCCTAATGTTATAACATCTAATGACAGGCAGAAACCTCATAGTACTGATTTCTGCCAAAAAGCATATAAGCAGTTTCAGCCAAGATATCAAACTTTGTAATCTGCTAGGCTACCAGTTTTGAACAGATGAACCTGCAGGTTCGATAGTGGTTCCgtaaaaacgaaattttgcggTTGTAGCAACGATTGGTGCCAAATGGGTTGGGTAATAGCCCCCGTGACAGGAAAACTGCCAAAAAGTAATATTATGGTGTAAAGATTGATACACGCAAATCAATGTCAGGTCATGTTACTTTTTTTGCTATTCACGGTAGCGGATATCCAACTTTGTAGTCAGTCTAGGCCTaggccataggttctcaaagtgctcggtacggagccccagggctccgcgagagaaacccaggggctccgcgagctattcgaatacttttcaaaatactgacatttcgtcgccgatgaccataatatgtttttcacattgaacacataatttcccacgagaacaaaaaagcaattattgtcctcattgtggaacaatacatgtatatgccaaaGGAAATTtcgatttagggagaataaacaccggcgtaaagatgtttaaggtttaaaaacacgccatgctgacgaaaacaatcggcaattgtaacaaaatgcaatcgcgaaCGTTATGAGCGCCCATTaaatcttccaaaaatgtcaaaagggaaaagattcgaccctttattattaatatgtttgccaagtgtcaaatttacagtttaaattaggtaaagttcttttaacttactcaggaatattaatcggaaagtaacaattttaacattcatttttgggctccgtgaataatagtcaaccttttcaaaggctccgcaacacaaaaaggttgagaacccctgctctaggctACCAGTTTTGGAATGATGAGCCTGTGGGTTGGGCGGTGGTCGCCGTAACAATAGAATATCTACCAAAAACACCCGTTGACAAGTCGTTTGTCCCTCCGCCGCGGATGATATCAAATTTTTAGTATGCTAGTCTAACAGCTTCGGATGAATGTGCCTAAAGGCTATGCAGTGATCTGCGTACCAAATAAAAATCTGCTTTCATGTCCTGACTTAAATATCTGCTTTGAGAATGTCCGCGGACTGATAAAGaattttgggacctcctgaagtatgcgcaccaagatggcgcacaaccttaacccaggttgtgtaccaggtcagggttcaggttgtgcgacattttggtacgcatacttcgggagcaccgaatttTGATTCCTTGAGTCATTTTGACTGCTGAACAGACTGGTGCTCTAGACTCAATCCAATGAACGAATCTTGATTCCACTGTTTTGTTATCGTCATTTGCGATCGATGGAAATTTGCCGACAATCCGACAAGGTTCATCTAAAGCAGGGTTGTCCAATTTTTTTGGCCATAGGGCCACATTTTatttacgaatgattgcgcgggCCCCTTGACATGGttgttatgttctagttttcactACAACGTCTacaattgatgaaaaaaaaactcacaacaaaattataaaaataatgaaaatacaaagatacagtaaagtcaaaatttttatcaCACACATATATGTCACCAGCACCCCGTACATTGCAGTCTCTTGAAAAATGTAATGAGATGTTCCCAAATTATTCTTTGTACACTGCAGTTTGGATTCTGTAACGTACCGGCAGTCAATGTATGAATTTTCCAAGTTCGAAATATCTCTTAATATGGTTTTATCTCAATCTTCTTTTCAATACTCACTTCAACTAATGttatttagtattatttattaactaacagtcttaatacaaccaaacattcAAATTGTATTATTGTATTGTACTATTTCGTCCGGTACTAAGCTTTTTGGATCTAattcaaacgagaatatcaaATATGATTGGCGTCCGAACTGCAAACTCGTTCCCATCGACGAAATGTTGCGTCGCTGCGCttgttttacaaattttatatcaCATTGCTTTATACTGAATTTTCGCAACTGTCCATCTAGAAAAGATTTCCAGTCGTAATACTCGTTTGACTGTAAGCTCTCATACGTTTACCGTCAGTGTACCTaccggaaattttttttttatgtcaaacGGTCAAAAATTTTTTCTAAGAACTCCATATGTCTGTGATTCATTGCTTCTTAGCTGTTTCCTAGTGCTTCAATTCCCAGTCAATCGGTatttactataaaaaaaaacaatttgttgTTATATCTGTTCTAAATTATTGTCATCTcacattgtttttgtttattgggAATCGTTGTTTTACCCAGGCTTTAGTGGAacctttattatttttataattcactTCGCATCCTCCCGGCTATTTGAATTTtgctaatattcaaaaattctaTCACTACGTGGCAGCGGCAAGCACGTTGCCAATGCTCTGCCGATGCCCCAACAATTTGACTCAATACAATACCTTTACCATATTGCAAGTTCTAATCGATGTAATATTTTGTCTTCATAAGAACTCCAGCTTGTGGTATTTTACTTGAGATCGATTACTTgaagcaaaaattttgaatccagCAATCCAACATCCCATATTTCTATGCTTGAATAATTCTTTTGTATACATTAAAATTGTTATTGACAAGAATGATAGACAATTATTTGAGTTTAAAGGTCATATCAACAGTGTCACATAAATATGAATGACGATTAATTAATGTGATTAAAAACTGAGTAAATCGAGTCATGGCCAACAACACGAAAAAGAAAATATCCTCGTTTTGTCTTAATGTTATTCACTAACATTACTATcttaacaaatttattttgctgCTGATGAAAACATCCGTGTGTGTCCTCTGACTATTTAGGTTACATGTATTAGAAATAATTTGGCTTTTTTCAGAAGAATTAAAAGGACTGGTGGCTTTGTTAGGTCGTTGTTTCATTCACATCTGTTTAtttaactaaatttttttttataaatacaaGGTACAGCGCTTATGGAAAAGTAGAAGGATATGTAAATCGAAGTAGGACAGGTATCTAATTTTTTACAGTAGATAAAAGGTACGATAGTCTTCCATCAGATCGCAACGATCGCGAAACCGCCAcagacgtcatcacacaaaaattCATAACGTAtgccatagagcccacagaactttttgaattaaattctCGCTTTTTGTTCTGGGAGGGGGGTGGTTCCCGACCGTCAACTGGTCGTATTATGTTGACATGCTTGCGAAAGATATACTGGCTTTGTTGGGATgactaaattaaattttatgtaCAAGACATCGACGTATAATTATTAAACTTCGCTTGGTGGTGTTGGCATGCGTACATCCTTGATCATGATATCAAAACCACAATAAGATTTTATAACTGTTACGTCACAGGACTtggatttttatgaaataatgaatatgaataaacaaaatattgaggAAGGCCACAAATGTTGATAATTGGTGTCATTTTGCTTCTTCGGGGGAAAGGGGGTGGAAGTTGTAATCTTTTCAAAATTATACCTATAGTCCACGGTACGTCCTAAACAAGCACAATTTATATAACCTCTTTCGTCTGTCACTAGAAACAGGCATGCGTTCGCAATTTCCTCGGGTTCAGCAATCCTTTGCATTGGGATTTATTTCACAACTACCTTCAAAAATTCTAGATCACCTTGCCAATGCGTTGGTGTTTCGGCCAATTCTGGTAGTGAAGAGTTGCAGCGCACACAGTGTTTTGGATATTCCGTTGCAATGCTCTTAGTCAGTCCTATGACCAGGGGCGCGCCGAGCTTTTCGCTGCCCAGGGatagtttctgataatgatgtgCCTTATACCCAACTTCAAAAATGATTCGGGAGATAAACACGCATGAATCACGCAATGATCAGAAGAGCACATTAGCGGGAAGGGGCAGTTAGACTCACCATCACCACAAACAGTTACTAAAGACTTAAAACACATCGAGACAAGTACCTGTAATAACGCGGCTAGGATCTTTTGCCAGCTGCAAAGTGCTACCCGGGGCGGCTGCCGCTACTATGATTGCGATGGATGCCCCCTCTCAGCAAACAGTTGACAAATTTCAAAGCCAAATCCACTACTCCCTCCTGTAACAATTACAGCTTGCTttgtaaaaaaatgaacaaaaagcCATACTTAGTCATTTATCACTAAAATActagtggtcggatgaatatgcATGTGttatttattaatgttataTATAAGTTCGTGTACTTAATCCACCAAAATGTCATTGAACCAGTTATCGTATTTCTATCAATTAGTGGGATGTTTTGTAGATTTTATTACGACATTCGGCCATACATGTGGTATTGTGgcatttaaaatgtaaaaagttATATTTACTGAAAAGTACAAAGGTAACGGcagacaaattttgaaaaaatattgtgttCTGTTTCACGTGCCGAAGcctaatttatcaaaatattggTGAAGTTTTTGTACTGCATGTTCCGTTCCAGCCAATCCATACGTCTTTCATATTTTGCACTAGGTTTCTACATTGTTGAGTTGATTACTATTGAAGAATATTGAACATATCGCTAAATGAAATTAGCCAGTTATAAAGTAAAAGTAATTATTCTTAATACCTGAGAGGATCTATATTTTACCCAACGGTTCTGAGCGACCACGTGGCAATTCGCCAGACTAGTCCGCTATGTGTTAGTTAGACAAACCATCTGCTCAGCTACGGCAACATAGGTATCGACGTGAATCTATACGGTTAGTCGACATGATTTGTAGTTTTAACTTGAAGAATTTGAACGATCAGGTAACAGATTTACGCGTCGTTTGCATTGGCAAGGTGTGTATTGCATTGGTCATTTCCCAATACTATATGTTTGAGTATTGTGTCTCACTTGTGTtcagaaataatttaaaattgatacGACTGATATAAATTGCTTTAAAGTTGAACAAACTATGCAATACATCAAACTTTGCGCTGCTGACAGATTTTCGAATTGACCTTCATCGTGCAGTTTCTGTGCATGATAACGATTGAAAACTAAAcaatcttaagatcgataagtaataacataGAGTGACTCGCCGAACAGatgctaaaataaaaatatgaaataacatGTTCAAGCCCACAACCCCCCAGTAACTTACAAGCAAGGCCCATTGACATATGAAATTTCATTTGGTGCCAGAAACAAACAGGCATTTGCTACTTCTTTGGGTTCACCAAATCTTTGCATTGGTATGTGTGCAATAGCATGGTCTTTAACATCGTCCGTTACGCTATAAATCATTAGGGTTTCGATCACTCCCGGCACAACAACATTGTAGCGGATATTGTGTTTTGAATATTATGATGCGATACATTCGTTGACCAAATTATTCTAGCTTTAGTCGCTGGATATCCAGCAGCATATAATGGGTTACCTCTTCTGCCAAATATGCTGGATACATTGACTATACAACAAAATTCTTGAGTTTTGTCCACTTCCAATAGTAATTTCACAAATT contains:
- the LOC120331619 gene encoding uncharacterized protein LOC120331619 is translated as MRPVFGIIFTLLVLYGTNAQTEEQIRQLRIVCSRGLPLVSREIEMYCCDLQVPTFKEYWYYAGYYLTRHMELLKTWKCPQLEEECQTRPYAFNEFLELTYDQFCNKTALEKKCTPVVQKVVKSTLTTSYSMTSMTPENETTTSGDVSTDWDNLVAQLDPATIDIDDLVKPCIQAAQIEPPHGGFGDFLEMMTPNIPFCTMVWCGFSQSAVEREGGLRIYDCMPSWCKANLVIMMLVVILLGIAVVVANIVVIVVFSTTPKLQNSQAVFKISLATADLLIGVFVLPTCAVSLSKITLGTAKMGEVYHLKLPEISDPLIDWTKVPMHGRDGITVNKTTGFFELVFDTPYLYAVGCVTTISFLVSIYTLMLAGFDRLLAVHRPLQYRRHRAKKIAIRLSLAMWAIAIIFSLLPLMSNLRYGLVSTMLLAMSGEYVLILYIVVFLIPLLLVWITNIMVYVTVKKQAKKRRNIAMHGVSQENESDAENRLTVTLSIIVGVFTACALPATITSITASSIEKIDPVHPLTFSKWADTAMNSADFIAVLILMSNSLWNCFIYSARNRDFKKATAELYRKIKSSVSLAKEKRASDKTRKIRSTKTSCATNTKFGNTTTKGTILTQESPNVSSTKTTPSLQEKQPKDVDMEAKDEKESRNNNRDSVFQSFHINVNSDRFFNSVMRKVDSPNKNGVAKKQDDGTITSSQSTLGGDAHLDTRSDKLKDIDESSQSSADEQDDAL